A genomic segment from Truepera sp. encodes:
- a CDS encoding PilT/PilU family type 4a pilus ATPase, whose protein sequence is MHFNELLQRIVELGASDVHLHVGLPAMARVAGKLTPVTEARITPKFTAALVDLMCDDVHRATFEAKYQVDLAYSVAGLGRFRVNLFRQRGSVSAVLRVINSSEESLGVVNLPQETIEYFRDQEKGLVLVTGPTGSGKSTTLSRIVHEINVKHAKMIVTVEDPIEYLHRSRSSIVVQRELGMDAPSFSEALVAAMRQDPDVILIGEIRDHATAAAAISAAQTGHLVFSTLHTQDSVRTINRVMELFPPHERDTARVLFAESLVGVVSQRLIPRVGGKGRVAATEILKATLRVKDLVRDPDRTPELYDVLREARLDGMRSFDDHLSELYAEGVIDFETGYASATSSQAFKMAATQVDVGRNLSAAS, encoded by the coding sequence ATGCACTTCAACGAGCTGCTGCAACGCATCGTAGAGCTGGGGGCGTCCGACGTCCACCTCCACGTCGGACTGCCGGCGATGGCCCGCGTGGCCGGCAAGCTCACGCCCGTAACCGAGGCCCGCATAACGCCCAAGTTCACGGCCGCCCTCGTCGACCTCATGTGCGACGACGTTCACCGGGCCACTTTCGAGGCCAAGTACCAGGTCGACCTCGCCTACTCGGTCGCCGGCCTGGGCCGCTTCCGCGTGAACCTGTTCAGGCAACGCGGCAGCGTCAGCGCCGTGCTGCGCGTGATCAACTCCAGCGAGGAGTCGCTCGGGGTGGTCAACCTGCCGCAGGAGACCATCGAGTACTTCCGCGACCAGGAGAAGGGACTCGTGCTGGTGACCGGCCCCACCGGTTCCGGTAAGTCGACGACCCTCTCGCGCATCGTGCACGAGATCAACGTCAAGCACGCCAAGATGATCGTCACGGTCGAGGACCCGATCGAGTACCTTCACCGCTCGCGGAGCTCGATCGTCGTCCAGCGCGAGCTGGGCATGGACGCGCCGTCGTTCTCCGAGGCCCTGGTGGCGGCCATGCGGCAGGATCCGGACGTCATCCTCATAGGTGAGATCCGCGACCACGCCACGGCCGCGGCCGCCATCAGCGCGGCGCAGACCGGTCACCTCGTGTTCAGCACGCTACACACCCAGGACTCCGTGCGCACCATCAACCGCGTCATGGAGCTGTTCCCACCGCACGAGCGCGACACCGCAAGGGTGCTGTTCGCCGAGTCGCTCGTGGGCGTGGTCTCTCAGCGCCTCATCCCACGGGTCGGCGGGAAGGGCCGCGTGGCCGCCACCGAGATCCTTAAGGCGACCCTACGCGTGAAGGACCTCGTCCGCGACCCCGACCGCACCCCCGAGCTCTACGACGTGCTGCGCGAGGCGCGCCTCGACGGCATGCGGTCGTTCGACGACCACCTGAGCGAGCTTTACGCCGAGGGCGTGATCGATTTCGAGACCGGCTACGCCTCCGCCACCAGCAGCCAGGCCTTCAAGATGGCGGCCACTCAGGTGGACGTGGGTCGCAACCTGAGCGCCGCCAGCTGA
- the dnaE gene encoding DNA polymerase III subunit alpha: MSSSGPQRFSHLHQHTDYSLLDGAARIEDLVSWVKQVSPDDPAVAMTDHGNMHGAVQFYKTAVSMGVKPIIGLEAYVASGSRFEKRRGSSKLDGGYFHLTLLAKNFKGYQNLCRLSSRAYLEGFYMKPRVDLELLREHSEGVIALSGCLGAQIPRTILDIGPDAGEQALLQHLSIFGDDFFVELQNHGLEEQRLLNPILKEFADKHGIGMVATNDGHYVHKDDAHAHDVLLAIGTKSLVSDEHRMRFPCDEFYVKTPAEMAEALPESDYPGALANSNHVADLCNVDLPIGSKRTYQMPELPLPEGRTLAEQLRVDSYEGVMRRYPQVDEGTMRAYAALAGFAPAATAPMNEVLLGLARAGEAGRRPKANGENVSRYVYPHLAAFEESDANETAKTVLARVEFELGVIVSMDFPDYFLIVADFINWAKRNAIAVGPGRGSGAGSIVAYALGITNIDPLAFGLLFERFLNPDRVSMPDFDIDFSDVRRGEVIDYVREKYGHDKVAHIATFGTLASRAAIKDAARVMDAPFAAADKIAKLIPLHYGRSISIDKALSEVPELKEAYEQGGNEYIDVARQLEGLTRHASVHAAGVIIARHEVQELAPVFKVGDGPVVCQYDMGSIEELGFLKMDFLGLRTLSFIEAAVRIVKESRGVTLDPDSFPADDEETFALLARGESSGVFQFEGSGMIDTLKRLRPRRIHDLIAVGALFRPGPMENIPTYIRRHHGQEPVDYSDFPDSEKLLAPILAETYGIPVYQEQIMQIAQSVAGYSLGQADLLRRAMGKKKLEEMVEQRSVFQEGAAQQGIGQAESARIFDLLERFANYGFNKSHAAAYAVLSYQTAYLKAHYPVEFAAALLTVERGDSEKVAQYVADALHLGVEVLAPDINSSRGDFTPVGEVVRFGLYGIKNVGDGAVDHVLAERDRGGPFKDLFDLCNRIDTTVVNRRALEHLIKSGAMDSLVAGAGRGADRSAADTEARHLLLANLDTAMKWGAAQREQAALGQFSLFGAEQVPPPRLEDAPPIDQLTLLRYEKEALGLYISAHPMNSYPGLADAASVSVDGIDRAFRAFQQEVQQPGKPQGGGRMRLVLAGLLQNVVKRPTRKGGMMARFEVADESGAREVLAFGRTFDSVAPLLEEDAPVVALVELSEEGEGVRAIVERLIRWDTRTASTGGAPEVAVLSFDIAQVPREQLLELRSLMDEHSGRTPVRLDLRVDEEQVLYSLAGAAVDPDALDELRSSCPWLQARLTVDRFALLAEKSQGAWQQRKNQPQEATPF, from the coding sequence ATGTCCAGCTCGGGGCCCCAGCGCTTCTCACACCTGCATCAACACACCGACTACTCGCTCCTGGACGGCGCTGCGCGCATCGAGGACCTGGTCTCCTGGGTCAAGCAGGTCTCCCCCGACGACCCCGCCGTGGCCATGACCGATCACGGCAACATGCATGGCGCCGTGCAGTTCTACAAGACGGCGGTCTCCATGGGGGTGAAGCCGATCATCGGCCTCGAGGCGTACGTCGCTTCCGGCTCACGCTTCGAGAAGCGCCGCGGCTCCAGCAAGCTCGACGGCGGCTACTTCCACCTCACGCTCCTGGCGAAGAACTTCAAGGGGTATCAGAACCTCTGCCGCCTGAGCAGCCGCGCCTACCTCGAGGGGTTCTACATGAAGCCTCGGGTCGACCTGGAGCTGTTGCGCGAGCACTCCGAAGGGGTCATCGCGCTGTCGGGTTGCCTCGGCGCCCAGATCCCCAGGACCATCCTCGACATCGGTCCCGACGCGGGCGAGCAGGCGCTCCTGCAGCACCTGAGCATCTTCGGTGACGACTTCTTCGTCGAACTGCAGAACCACGGCCTGGAGGAGCAACGGCTCCTCAACCCGATACTCAAGGAGTTCGCAGACAAGCACGGCATCGGGATGGTCGCCACCAACGACGGCCACTACGTGCATAAGGACGATGCCCACGCGCACGACGTCCTCCTGGCCATCGGCACCAAGTCGCTGGTGAGCGACGAGCACCGCATGCGGTTCCCCTGTGATGAGTTCTACGTCAAGACGCCTGCCGAGATGGCCGAGGCGCTGCCGGAGTCGGATTACCCCGGGGCGCTGGCCAACTCGAACCACGTGGCCGACCTCTGCAACGTCGACCTGCCGATAGGCTCCAAGCGCACCTACCAGATGCCCGAGCTGCCGCTGCCCGAGGGGCGCACCCTCGCGGAGCAGTTGCGGGTGGACTCCTACGAGGGCGTCATGCGGCGCTACCCCCAGGTAGACGAGGGCACGATGCGCGCGTATGCCGCGCTCGCCGGTTTCGCCCCCGCCGCTACCGCTCCAATGAACGAGGTCCTGCTAGGCCTTGCTCGTGCCGGGGAGGCCGGGCGCCGGCCCAAGGCGAACGGCGAGAACGTGTCGCGGTACGTCTATCCGCACCTCGCCGCGTTCGAGGAGTCGGACGCCAACGAGACCGCGAAGACGGTGCTTGCCCGGGTGGAGTTCGAACTGGGCGTCATCGTCTCGATGGATTTTCCCGACTACTTCCTGATCGTCGCCGACTTCATCAACTGGGCGAAGCGCAACGCTATTGCGGTCGGACCCGGCCGCGGTTCCGGCGCGGGGTCGATCGTGGCGTACGCGCTCGGCATCACGAACATCGACCCGCTGGCGTTCGGCCTCCTGTTCGAGCGCTTCCTCAACCCCGACCGCGTGAGCATGCCCGACTTCGACATCGACTTCTCCGACGTGAGGAGGGGCGAAGTCATCGACTACGTGCGGGAGAAGTACGGCCACGACAAGGTGGCTCACATCGCGACGTTCGGGACCCTCGCGTCGCGTGCCGCCATCAAGGACGCTGCTCGCGTCATGGACGCGCCGTTCGCGGCGGCCGACAAGATCGCCAAGCTGATCCCCCTGCACTACGGCCGCAGCATCTCCATCGACAAGGCCCTGAGTGAGGTGCCCGAACTGAAGGAGGCCTACGAGCAGGGCGGCAACGAGTACATCGACGTGGCACGGCAGCTCGAGGGCCTGACGCGCCACGCCTCGGTGCACGCGGCCGGGGTCATCATCGCGCGGCACGAGGTTCAGGAGCTGGCGCCGGTCTTCAAGGTCGGCGACGGCCCCGTCGTGTGCCAGTACGACATGGGCTCGATCGAGGAGCTCGGGTTCCTCAAGATGGACTTCCTCGGACTGCGCACCCTGTCGTTCATCGAGGCCGCCGTTCGCATCGTCAAGGAATCGCGCGGCGTGACCTTGGACCCCGACTCGTTCCCGGCCGACGACGAGGAGACGTTCGCATTGCTCGCGAGGGGCGAGTCGTCGGGCGTCTTCCAGTTCGAAGGCTCGGGCATGATCGACACCCTCAAGCGGCTGCGGCCACGCCGGATCCACGACCTGATCGCGGTAGGGGCGCTCTTCCGGCCCGGCCCGATGGAGAACATCCCCACCTACATCCGGCGCCATCACGGCCAGGAACCGGTGGACTACTCCGACTTCCCCGACTCCGAGAAGCTTCTCGCGCCCATCCTGGCAGAGACCTACGGCATACCCGTGTACCAGGAACAGATCATGCAGATCGCGCAGTCCGTGGCCGGCTACTCGCTTGGCCAGGCCGACCTCCTGCGCCGCGCCATGGGCAAGAAGAAACTCGAGGAGATGGTCGAACAGCGCTCCGTGTTCCAGGAGGGCGCGGCGCAGCAGGGCATCGGCCAGGCCGAATCGGCGCGGATCTTCGACCTGCTCGAGCGCTTCGCCAACTACGGCTTCAACAAGTCGCACGCGGCCGCGTACGCCGTCCTGTCGTACCAGACCGCCTACCTCAAGGCGCACTACCCGGTCGAGTTCGCGGCGGCCCTCCTCACGGTGGAACGCGGCGACTCGGAGAAGGTCGCGCAGTACGTCGCCGACGCCCTTCACCTCGGTGTCGAGGTCCTGGCGCCCGACATCAACTCCTCACGCGGCGACTTCACCCCGGTGGGCGAGGTCGTGCGGTTCGGGCTCTACGGCATCAAGAACGTGGGCGACGGCGCGGTGGATCACGTTCTGGCCGAGCGCGACCGTGGGGGTCCATTCAAGGACCTCTTCGACCTGTGTAACCGCATAGACACGACCGTGGTGAACCGGCGCGCGCTCGAACACCTGATCAAGTCGGGGGCCATGGACTCGTTGGTAGCCGGCGCCGGCCGCGGAGCGGACCGCTCCGCCGCGGACACGGAGGCGCGCCACCTGCTTCTCGCCAACCTCGATACCGCCATGAAGTGGGGGGCGGCGCAACGCGAACAAGCGGCTCTTGGACAGTTCAGCCTCTTCGGTGCCGAACAAGTGCCACCGCCCCGGCTCGAGGACGCGCCGCCCATAGACCAACTGACGCTGCTGCGTTACGAGAAGGAGGCGCTGGGGCTCTACATCAGCGCTCACCCCATGAACTCGTACCCGGGCCTCGCCGACGCGGCGTCGGTGAGCGTGGACGGCATAGACCGCGCGTTCCGGGCGTTTCAGCAAGAGGTTCAGCAACCTGGTAAACCGCAGGGCGGCGGCCGCATGCGCCTCGTCCTGGCCGGGCTGCTGCAGAACGTCGTCAAGCGCCCCACGCGCAAGGGCGGCATGATGGCGCGCTTCGAGGTGGCGGACGAGTCCGGAGCTCGCGAGGTGCTGGCGTTCGGCCGCACCTTCGACTCCGTGGCGCCGCTGCTGGAGGAAGACGCGCCCGTCGTCGCGCTGGTCGAGCTCTCCGAGGAGGGCGAGGGCGTCAGGGCCATCGTCGAGCGCCTGATCCGGTGGGACACGAGGACGGCGTCCACGGGGGGCGCGCCCGAGGTCGCCGTGTTGAGCTTCGACATCGCTCAGGTGCCACGCGAGCAACTCCTCGAGCTCAGGTCCCTGATGGACGAACACTCGGGGCGGACGCCAGTGCGTTTGGACCTGAGGGTGGACGAGGAGCAGGTCCTGTACAGCCTCGCCGGGGCGGCCGTCGACCCGGACGCCCTCGACGAGCTACGGAGCAGTTGCCCGTGGCTGCAGGCAAGGTTGACGGTCGACCGCTTCGCGCTCCTGGCCGAGAAGTCGCAGGGGGCGTGGCAACAACGGAAGAACCAACCTCAGGAGGCCACCCCCTTCTGA
- a CDS encoding succinate dehydrogenase iron-sulfur subunit yields the protein MHVTMEIRRYDPERDEKPHWETYELEAEPAERVLDLLNRVKWEQDGSLSFRRSCGHGVCGSDAMRINGFNHLACKVLARDVGPRIKIQPLGAFPVLKDLIVDMDGFLDQYKAVRPYLVPAEGAVPPRERLQSGEERRVFDDTTKCILCAACTSSCPIFWTNGRYIGPMAIVNAHRFIFDSRDAHPEAHLEAMRPPDGVWRCRKAYNCTDCCPRGIRITEHIIEVERFIAMSDA from the coding sequence ATGCACGTAACGATGGAGATCAGGCGCTACGATCCTGAACGTGATGAGAAGCCCCACTGGGAGACTTACGAGCTCGAGGCCGAACCCGCCGAGCGTGTGCTGGACCTGCTGAACCGGGTCAAGTGGGAGCAAGACGGGAGCCTGTCGTTCCGGCGTTCCTGCGGCCATGGGGTCTGCGGCTCCGATGCCATGCGCATAAATGGCTTCAACCACTTGGCGTGCAAGGTGCTCGCCAGGGACGTAGGTCCAAGGATCAAGATCCAACCCCTGGGCGCCTTCCCCGTCCTCAAGGATCTCATTGTCGACATGGACGGCTTTCTCGACCAGTACAAGGCGGTCCGCCCCTACCTGGTCCCTGCAGAGGGTGCAGTCCCTCCGCGAGAACGGCTCCAGAGCGGGGAGGAGCGCCGGGTGTTCGACGATACGACCAAATGTATCCTCTGCGCAGCCTGCACGAGCTCGTGTCCAATCTTCTGGACGAACGGCCGTTACATCGGACCCATGGCGATAGTGAACGCCCACCGTTTCATATTCGACTCGCGAGACGCGCACCCCGAGGCGCACCTGGAGGCCATGCGGCCGCCGGATGGCGTGTGGCGCTGCCGGAAGGCATATAACTGCACCGACTGTTGCCCGCGCGGTATCCGCATCACGGAGCACATCATCGAAGTGGAGCGCTTCATCGCTATGAGCGACGCCTAA
- a CDS encoding peptidylprolyl isomerase, protein MSRIVALVVLLAVIVASGFWLARDRSGGSAGTAPQIETPAPPAEDGQAAQDASTVQPDAGVDTLEPGEAATPDNTEGDAAQQGTPAGQALGALVLPEGYTQVPYLTDAPVREFSAAQQVLDPSLDYAAVLRTDRGDMTVDLYEARAPNTVNNFVFLALSRFYDGVPFHRVLEGFMAQTGDPTGTGRGGPGYQFDDEIDPDLHFDSRGVLAMANAGKAADGGGTNGSQFFITFEATPWLDGNHTIFGHVTAGDDVLDAITRVDPGTPSAIAFFDDTLASLADQGVKLPGAADETVSDAIEALLGTLPLAGQSFNVAGYVGAVGQAGGQPAFGFFQVPDQLETVVIAARPRP, encoded by the coding sequence GTGAGCCGCATCGTCGCCCTGGTCGTCCTTCTCGCCGTGATAGTGGCCAGCGGCTTCTGGTTGGCGCGCGACCGCTCGGGCGGCTCCGCGGGCACCGCGCCCCAGATCGAGACGCCCGCGCCGCCCGCGGAAGATGGGCAAGCCGCCCAGGACGCGAGCACGGTCCAGCCCGATGCCGGCGTCGACACTCTGGAGCCCGGCGAGGCTGCGACTCCGGATAACACCGAGGGCGACGCCGCGCAGCAGGGCACTCCAGCTGGCCAGGCCCTTGGCGCGCTCGTCCTGCCCGAGGGCTACACCCAAGTCCCGTACCTCACCGACGCCCCGGTGCGTGAGTTCAGCGCAGCGCAGCAGGTCCTCGACCCATCCCTCGACTACGCCGCCGTCTTGCGCACCGACCGCGGCGACATGACCGTGGACCTCTACGAGGCGAGGGCGCCCAACACGGTCAACAACTTCGTGTTCCTCGCGCTCAGCCGCTTCTACGACGGCGTTCCCTTCCACCGCGTCCTCGAGGGCTTCATGGCGCAGACGGGAGACCCGACCGGCACCGGGCGCGGCGGCCCCGGCTACCAGTTCGACGACGAGATCGACCCCGACCTCCACTTCGACTCCCGCGGGGTTCTCGCCATGGCGAACGCCGGAAAGGCTGCGGACGGCGGCGGCACGAACGGCTCGCAGTTCTTCATCACGTTCGAGGCGACACCCTGGCTGGACGGTAACCACACCATCTTCGGCCACGTGACCGCCGGCGACGACGTGCTCGACGCCATCACCCGCGTCGACCCCGGCACACCCAGCGCCATCGCCTTCTTCGACGACACCCTGGCCTCGCTCGCGGACCAGGGCGTCAAGTTGCCCGGCGCGGCCGACGAGACCGTCTCGGACGCCATCGAGGCCCTGCTCGGCACGCTGCCGCTGGCCGGCCAATCCTTCAACGTGGCCGGCTACGTCGGCGCCGTCGGGCAGGCCGGTGGCCAGCCCGCCTTCGGCTTCTTCCAGGTCCCCGACCAGCTCGAAACGGTAGTCATAGCGGCGCGTCCACGGCCGTAA